Proteins encoded within one genomic window of Canis lupus familiaris isolate Mischka breed German Shepherd chromosome 12, alternate assembly UU_Cfam_GSD_1.0, whole genome shotgun sequence:
- the TDRD6 gene encoding tudor domain-containing protein 6 isoform X6 codes for MCSTPGLPTPGASLALRVSFVDVHPEVVPVQLWGLVGERREEYVRLSREIQEAAATRGPGALGGASAAPGELCLVQVGLLWHRCRVVSQHSLESRVFLLDEGRTVTAGAGSLAPGRSEFFHLPSEVLGCVLAGLVPAGGGGGGGGGEPQHWPSRAVDFLRRLQGKQVHGRVLDVLLLHRLVLVEVPALFQQMQELGLARQVPHSLFRSLLKRYLTAASAGLGCGAPVLSRAPPKQEQPGLDYFYPQLQLGVTEPVVVTQVCHPHRIHCQLRSLSQEIHRVSESMAQIYRGSTGTGDDNWTSATREESPDKPGSPCASCGLDGHWYRALLLETFRPQRCAQVLHVDYGRKELVSCSSLRYLLPEYFRMPVVTYPCALYGLWDGGRGWSRSQVGDLKALILGQAVNAKIEFFCSFEHVYYVTLYGEDGINLNCVFGVQSCCLADRFLQSQGVEEEGEEEEQETALQSPSPAQKAGEEISLPALQSVRLKINAFYDAQVEFVKNPSEFWVRLRKHKGTFSKLMRRMCSFYSSASKLDGVVLKPEPDDLCCVKWKENGYYRAMVSRLDDRSVDVFLVDRGSLENVGWYDVRMLLPQFRRLPVLALKCTLADIWPLGKTWSQEAVSFFKKTVLHKEIVIHVLDRQDNQYVIEILDESRTGEENISKVMAQAGYAKYQEFETKETISVSAPSPGHVSNHFISADNKISLAKKIEVKQKAKRDHKTAPVSEIVTDTAVITDTPTGLVVQDKEERLSVHSPPIQNFLDMKPGSSCKGELKVGSTVEVKVSYVENPGYFWCQLTKNIQGFKTLMCNIQDYCKSTATPYQGTTPACLAKRTVNGKWSRAVISGSQSAEHVKVMFVDYGDKDMVSVKSIYSISEEFLKVKAQAFRCSLYNLIQPTGQNPFVWDEKAIRAFSEFVDNAWEDNLELKCTIFALASVHDEELFNVVDLLTPFQSACHFLVEKQLARAVKLQKPLESSVQLHSYYYSTHDMKIGTEELVYVTHIDDPWTFYCQLGRNASILEQLSYNITQLSKVLLNLKTSPLIPGTLCLAKYTDGNWYRGIITEKEPNKVFFVDFGNIYVVTSDDLLPIPDDAYDVLLLPMQAVKCSLSDIPDSIPEEITTWFQETVLDKSLKALVVAKDPDGRLIIELYDDSIQINANINEKLGLLGYKGETRKKETEALLTVTETLEVKKENMRSSPKEYLSKSAENKLCSMEILGESYKSKVSSACKETKLLRSSTKTNLITQYQDSRENKGHQVCPLTTAKKGESFAEPPLKATKLEATLSERNIEDSFNKDLPLKFSEFPQKVIMPGFKTAVYVSHINDLSDFYVQLTEDEAEITHLSERLNDVRARPEYYSGPPLQREDVICAIFPEDNLWYRAVVREQQPNDLLSVQFIDYGNVSVVHASNVGKLDLINALLPGLCIHCSLRGLRVPEILKCKEMMQYFSQRTDEVQIRCEFVKFQDKWEVILADEHGIIAEDMISRYAFCEKSQVGLSDQIIKSTCSKSVKKTNIDTSLFLNWYKPKMKMIRAYATVIDGPEYFWCQFADTEKLQYLEVEVQTAGEQVTDWRSCVPCPHIGDPCIVRYREDGHYYRALITSICDDYLVSVRLVDFGNVEDCVDPKALWNIPSELLVVPMQAFPCCLSGFNISEGVCPQEGNDYFYEIVTEDVLEITILEIKRDVCNIPLAIVDLKSKGKSINEKMKKYSKIGVSDLPYEKKCPEIKGALGSLSPEVGLKKPSSKAGQEKTLSVEPQTDDERVEKDFNIIETKPSKFYNPDIDDIFEAFENPCKDNIGPEVLERKIECHLVDKAKFDDKYLMAGFNALLPQASETKEILELNSLEVPLYPDEESKEFLELESIELQHSLVGDEEKEELGLVPPIVPLPQGCDTEATLQPFPVQLPLSCESEKQPELELPTAQLCLDDKINPLSLRVGQKAQESTCAEDTGKSSCVECFEDQHRLSLHLHGKNHDPNLQIEMNIYKEEFTDYKNRDAISSLTLFSEEESRDGKNHDALQLHISAQPENTYTLKGFTVGSKCVVWSSLRNTWSKCEILEIAEEGTRVLNFSNGMEEIVKPENVWNGIPKLDKSPSETHHVSPPKVSLGLPLECSRQRNKRENNNHPPNLLFQKKGLEVI; via the exons ATGTGCTCCACGCCCGGGCTGCCCACGCCGGGGGCCTCGCTGGCCCTGCGGGTGTCGTTCGTGGACGTGCACCCCGAGGTGGTCCCGGTGCAGCTCTGGGGGCTGGTGGGCGAGCGGCGGGAGGAGTACGTGCGGCTGAGCCGGGAGATTCAGGAGGCGGCGGCCACGCGCGGCCCGGGGGCGCTGGGCGGCGCCTCGGCCGCGCCGGGCGAGCTGTGCCTGGTGCAGGTGGGGCTCCTGTGGCACCGCTGCCGCGTGGTGAGCCAGCACTCGCTGGAGAGCCGCGTCTTCCTGCTGGACGAGGGCCGCACCGTGACGGCGGGCGCGGGCTCGCTGGCGCCGGGGCGCAGTGAGTTCTTCCACCTGCCCTCCGAGGTGCTGGGCTGCGTGCTGGCCGGCCTGGTGCccgccggcgggggcgggggcgggggcgggggcgagccCCAGCACTGGCCGTCCAGGGCCGTGGACTTCCTCCGGAGGCTGCAGGGCAAGCAGGTGCACGGGCGGGTGCTGGACGTGCTGCTGCTCCATCGCCTGGTCCTTGTAGAAGTGCCCGCGCTGTTCCAGCAGATGCAGGAGCTCGGCCTGGCCCGGCAGGTGCCGCACAGCCTCTTCCGCTCGCTGCTCAAGCGCTACCTAACGGCGGCCTCTGCTGGCCTGGGCTGCGGGGCCCCCGTCCTGTCGCGAGCCCCTCCCAAGCAGGAGCAGCCCGGCCTGGATTACTTCTACCCGCAGCTGCAGCTGGGCGTCACGGAGCCCGTGGTGGTAACCCAGGTGTGCCACCCCCACCGCATCCACTGCCAGCTCCGGAGCCTCTCGCAGGAGATCCACCGCGTGTCCGAGAGCATGGCCCAGATATACCGGGGTTCCACGGGGACGGGGGATGACAACTGGACCAGTGCCACCCGGGAGGAGAGCCCAGACAAGCCTGGTTCTCCGTGTGCGTCCTGTGGGTTGGACGGACATTGGTACAGAGCGCTCTTGCTTGAGACTTTTCGGCCCCAGCGCTGTGCCCAGGTGCTCCATGTAGACTACGGAAGGAAGGAGCTGGTGAGTTGTAGCAGCCTCCGCTACTTGCTGCCTGAGTATTTTCGCATGCCCGTGGTGACCTACCCTTGTGCTTTGTATGGACTCTGGGACGGTGGGAGAGGCTGGTCTCGGTCACAGGTCGGTGACCTGAAGGCACTGATCCTGGGCCAGGCAGTGAACGCAAAGATTGAATTTTTCTGTTCCTTCGAGCATGTTTATTATGTCACCCTGTACGGAGAAGATGGGATCAACCTGAATTGTGTATTCGGAGTCCAGTCCTGTTGCTTGGCTGACCGATTTCTTCAGAGccagggagtggaggaggagggggaggaggaagaacaAGAAACGGCTCTTCAGTCGCCGTCGCCTGCGCAAAAAGCGGGTGAAGAGATTTCCCTCCCAGCCTTGCAATCAGTCAGGTTAAAGATAAACGCCTTCTATGACGCCCAGGTAGAGTTTGTTAAAAACCCTTCCGAGTTTTGGGTTAGGTTGAGGAAACACAAAGGCACCTTCAGCAAGTTGATGAGAAGAATGTGCAGTTTCTATTCCTCAGCCAGTAAGCTGGATGGGGTAGTTTTGAAACCCGAGCCCGACGACCTTTGCTGtgtcaaatggaaagaaaacgGCTATTATCGGGCTATGGTCTCCAGGTTAGATGACAGGAGTGTCGATGTGTTCCTAGTTGACCGTGGCAGTTTGGAAAATGTGGGTTGGTATGACGTGAGGATGCTGCTTCCTCAGTTTAGGCGACTACCCGTATTGGCTCTAAAGTGCACACTGGCAGATATTTGGCCTTTGGGGAAAACTTGGAGCCAGGAggcagtttccttttttaaaaagactgtgcTCCACAAAGAAATAGTTATCCATGTCCTTGACAGGCAGGATAATCAATATGTTATTGAGATTCTTGATGAATCAAGAACAGGGGAAGAAAACATTAGTAAGGTAATGGCCCAAGCTGGGTATGCCAAGTATCAGGAATTTGAAACAAAGGAAACCATTTCCGTAAGTGCCCCTTCTCCAGGGCATGTTTCAAACCATTTTATCTCTGCGGATAACAAAATATCTCTGGCCAAGAAGATAGAAGTAAAACAGAAAGCCAAGAGAGACCATAAAACTGCACCTGTTTCAGAAATTGTGACTGATACGGCAGTCATCACAGATACTCCAACGGGACTCGTTGTGCAGgataaagaggaaagactatctgtTCATTCTCCTCCTATACAGAATTTCTTGGACATGAAGCCAGGCTCCTCCTGTAAAGGAGAGCTGAAAGTTGGAAGTACCGTAGAAGTCAAAGTGTCTTATGTCGAAAACCCTGGCTACTTCTGGTGCCAACTGACCAAGAACATTCAAGGCTTTAAAACTCTGATGTGCAACATCCAGGACTACTGCAAGAGTACAGCTACTCCTTACCAGGGGACCACCCCCGCTTGTTTGGCAAAACGAACAGTAAATGGAAAATGGTCGAGAGCCGTGATTAGCGGGTCACAATCTGCTGAGCATGTCAAAGTAATGTTTGTAGATTATGGAGACAAAGATATGGTATCTGTGAAGAGTATTTACTCAATTAGTGAAGAGTTTCTCAAGGTTAAGGCTCAGGCTTTTCGGTGTAGTCTTTATAATTTAATTCAGCCAACTGGTCAGAATCCTTTTGTGTGGGATGAAAAGGCCATACGAGCTTTTAGTGAATTTGTAGACAATGCATGGGAAGACAATCTCGAATTAAAGTGCACGATATTTGCTTTGGCTTCAGTACATGATGAAGAACTGTTTAATGTTGTGGATTTGCTAACACCCTTTCAGAGTGCATGCCATTTTTTGGTAGAAAAGCAACTTGCAAGAGCAGTTAAACTTCAGAAGCCTCTGGAGTCCTCTGTTCAGCTACATTCTTACTACTATTCCACACATGATATGAAAATTGGAACTGAAGAATTGGTGTATGTAACACATATTGATGACCCTTGGACATTTTATTGCCAGCTGGGAAGAAATGCAAGTATTTTAGAACAGTTGTCCTATAATATCACACAATTAAGTAAAGTTTTGCTGAATTTAAAAACATCTCCCTTGATCCCTGGAACCTTGTGCCTTGCCAAGTATACTGATGGAAACTGGTATAGGGGgataataacagaaaaagaaccaaataaagtcttttttgttgattttggaaACATTTATGTGGTAACAAGCGATGATCTGCTTCCAATACCTGATGATGCATATGATGTCTTACTTTTGCCCATGCAAGCTGTTAAATGTTCATTGTCTGATATTCCTGATAGTATACCAGAAGAAATTACAACATGGTTTCAAGAGACTGTTTTAGATAAGTCATTGAAGGCTCTGGTTGTAGCAAAAGATCCAGATGGAAGACTAATTATAGAACTGTATGATGACAGTATTCAAATTAATGCTAATATTAATGAGAAGTTAGGACTACTTGGCTACAAAGgtgagacaagaaaaaaagaaactgaagcactCCTCACTGTCACTGAAACCCTTgaggtaaaaaaggaaaatatgagatcGTCACCTAAAGAGTATTTAAGTAAATCAGCAGAGAACAAATTGTGCAGTATGGAGATCTTGGGAGAATCCTACAAATCTAAGGTCAGCTCAGCATGTAAGGAAACCAAGCTTTTACGAAGTTCCACCAAGACAAACTTAATCACTCAATATCAGGACTCTAGGGAAAATAAGGGTCATCAAGTGTGTCCACTAACAacagcaaagaaaggagaaagcttTGCTGAGCCACCTTTGAAAGCCACAAAACTAGAAGCCACTCTTTCAGAGAGAAACATAGAAGATTCATTTAACAAGGATTTGCCTCTAAAATTTTCAGAGTTCCCTCAGAAAGTTATAATGCCTGGCTTTAAAACAGCTGTGTATGTTTCTCATATAAATGACCTTTCAGACTTCTATGTTCAACTAACAGAAGATGAGGCTGAAATCACTCATCtttcagagagattaaatgatgTTAGAGCAAGGCCAGAATATTATTCAGGTCCACCTTTGCAGAGAGAAGATGTAATATGTGCCATTTTTCCAGAAGACAATTTATGGTATCGTGCTGTGGTCAGAGAACAACAACCCAATGACCTTCTCTCTGTGCAATTTATAGATTATGGCAATGTTTCTGTGGTTCATGCTAGTAACGTAGGTAAACTTGACCTTATTAATGCACTGTTACCAGGATTGTGCATTCACTGCTCCTTGAGGGGACTTCGGGTacctgagattttaaaatgtaaggaaatgaTGCAGTACTTTTCCCAGAGGACAGATGAGGTTCAGATAAGATGTGAATTTGTGAAATTTCAAGACAAATGGGAAGTTATTCTTGCTGATGAACATGGGATCATAGCAGAAGATATGATTAGCAGATATGCTTTCTGTGAAAAATCTCAAGTGGGACTTTCTgatcaaataattaaaagtacCTGTTCAAAGTCTGTCAAAAAAACCAACATTGATACTTCACTCTTTCTTAACTGGTATAAGCCAAAGATGAAGATGATAAGAGCTTATGCCACTGTGATAGATGGGCCTGAATATTTTTGGTGTCAGTTTGCCGATACTGAGAAACTTCAGTATTTAGAAGTAGAAGTACAAACTGCTGGAGAGCAGGTAACAGATTGGAGAAGTTGTGTCCCATGCCCTCATATTGGAGATCCTTGCATAGTGAGATATAGAGAAGATGGGCATTATTATCGGGCACTTATCACCAGTATTTGTGACGATTATCTCGTATCCGTCAGACTTGTAGACTTTGGAAACGTCGAAGACTGTGTGGACCCCAAAGCACTCTGGAACATCCCTTCTGAACTTTTGGTGGTTCCCATGCAAGCCTTTCCATGTTGCCTCTCAGGATTCAATATTTCAGAAGGTGTGTGCCCTCAAGAGGGAAATGACTACTTTTATGAAATAGTGACAGAAGATGTGTTGGAGATAACAATATTAGAGATCAAAAGGGATGTTTGTAACATCCCTTTAGCAATTGTTGACttgaaaagcaaaggcaaaagtattaatgagaaaatgaagaaatattctaAGATTGGTGTTAGTGATCTGCCCTATGAAAAGAAATGCCCAGAGATAAAGGGAGCCCTTGGCTCCCTCAGTCCTGAGGTTGGACTTAAGAAACCAAGTAGTAAAGCTGGACAAGAGAAAACTCTCTCTGTGGAACCACAGACAGATGATGAAAGAGTTGAAAAAGACTTCAACATTATTGAAACCAAACCAAGTAAATTCTATAACCCTGACATTGATGACATTTTTGAAGCTTTTGAAAACCCATGCAAAGATAATATTGGTCCTGAGgtactagaaagaaaaatagagtgcCATTTGGTTGACAAAGCAAAGTTTGATGATAAATACCTCATGGCAGGATTTAATGCGTTATTACCGCAGGCTAGTGAAACAAAGGAGATATTAGAACTAAACTCACTTGAGGTGCCCCTTTATCCTGATGAGGAATCAAAAGAGTTCCTGGAACTGGAATCCATTGAGTTGCAGCATTCTCTTGTCGgggatgaagagaaagaagagctagGCCTGGTGCCTCCAATTGTGCCGCTCCCCCAGGGCTGTGACACCGAAGCCACCCTGCAGCCATTCCCAGTGCAGCTTCCCCTCAGCTGTGAATCTGAGAAACAGCCAGAACTAGAATTACCCACAGCCCAGCTGTGTCTAGATGACAAAATAAACCCTTTGTCTCTAAGAGTTGGTCAGAAAGCCCAAGAATCCACGTGTGCTGAAGACACAGGAAAGTCAAGTTGTGTAGAATGTTTCGAGGACCAGCATAGGTTATCATTGCATCTACATGGAAAGAATCATGATCCCAACCTGCAGATTGAGATGAATATATACAAAGAAGAATTTACAGATTATAAAAACAGAGATGCCATTTCATCATTGACTCTGTTCTCTGAAGAAGAATCCAGAGATGGGAAGAACCATGATGCTTTACAACTTCATATCTCAG CTCAACCAGAGAACACCTACACTCTGAAAGGATTTACTGTTGGATCCAAATGTGTTGTGTGGTCAAGTCTAAGAAACACATGGTCCAAATGTGAGATTCTGGAAATTGCTGAAGAAGGCACAAGG GTTTTAAACTTTTCAAATGGTATGGAGGAGATAGTGAAGCCTGAGAATGTCTGGAATGGTATACCCAAATTGGATAAGAGTCCATCTGAG ACTCATCATGTCTCTCCTCCCAAGGTTTCTCTGGGCCTGCCTCTGGAGTGCAGCAGacaaagaaacaagagagaaaataataaccACCCCCCAAACCTGCTCTTTCAG aaaaaggGTCTGGAAGTGATATAG